ATTACCATTAAAATACCCTCCTTATTTTTATTATAAAATTTTATTAATTTCGCCAGTTATCTGACCATTTACGTCATTTTCTATGAAAGTTTTAGTCTGTCTTATAGCATTTTTAAAAGCTAAAGCATCAGAGCTGCCATGAGCTTTTATTACTGGTTTACTAATACCTAAAAGTGGTGCTCCCCCATATTCTCTATAGTCTAATTTTTCTTTAAACACTTTTAAATTAGGTTTTAACATTAAGGCTCTCAATTTTGCGAAAAAACTCTTAGTTATTTCATCTTTTAACATAGAAGCTCCCGAAGAAGCTAAGCCTTCTGTTAATTTTAACACTATATTTCCAATAAATCCATCACAAACCATTACATCAACTGTGCCTTCTGGAATATCCCTAGCCTCTAAGTTTCCAATAAAGTTTATCCTACTATTTGAAAGAAGCTCATAACTATCTTTAACTAGTTGATTACCTTTTCCCTTTTCTGTTCCAATATTTATTAAACCTACTTTAGGAGAATTTATTCCTAGAACTTTTTCACTATAAATTGAACCCATTATAGCAAATTGTTGTAAGTATTCAGGTTTACAATCTGCATTAGCTCCAATATCCAGTAAAAATGAAAAACCATTTTTAGTAGGAAATACAGAGG
The genomic region above belongs to Tissierellales bacterium and contains:
- the plsX gene encoding phosphate acyltransferase PlsX; this translates as MKIIVDTLGGDKGPGEVVKGSILAIEELGVNITLIGNEETLKREIIKYDYPKDKIEIVNATEEITNEDEPTKAIRRKKNSSMVIGLEMLRDGLGDGFVSAGSTGALLSGGIFIVKRIKGIKRAALASVFPTKNGFSFLLDIGANADCKPEYLQQFAIMGSIYSEKVLGINSPKVGLINIGTEKGKGNQLVKDSYELLSNSRINFIGNLEARDIPEGTVDVMVCDGFIGNIVLKLTEGLASSGASMLKDEITKSFFAKLRALMLKPNLKVFKEKLDYREYGGAPLLGISKPVIKAHGSSDALAFKNAIRQTKTFIENDVNGQITGEINKIL